TATACCTAAAGAGACTGGTTTTCGATATTTAATAGATAATGCTGTTAATGCATGAGCAGTAGAATGTGATATTACTTCATCATGTTTTGTTTGTCCTTTAATTATAGCACCCAAAGTAACTACTGCGTCAACATCATTTTTTTGTAATAATGAATCTACAATTATAGGCATGTCGTAAGCACCAGGAACTGTACATGTATGTAATATTCTCAATTTCAAAGTATTTGCTTTTTCTTGAGCTACTGCAAGCATCCTAGATGTCACTTCCTCATTGAATTCTGAAACCACTATTGCAATATTCAAGACTAATGCACCTTGGCGTATTCTAAAAGTTCTTTTCCATCAATTAATGGAATTCCATTTTGTTTGGCAAATTTCTCTGCTTTATCTACAGATAATGCAGAATATGTTTCAGCATCCATCATTTCGCAAATTGCTGTAACAGGTATCAAACCTGCAACTTGAGCTAAATAAACAGACATTTCAGTATGTCCTTGTCGTGCAGCTAATAATCCTTTAGATGCAATCAACAAAGGAACATGTCCTGGAGTTTTAAATGATGATGCAAATTTTTTCTGTTTATTTTCAACATTAAAGATATTTGCCATTTCTCTAATTGTTAATGACCTATCTTTATCAGTAATTCCAGTATAAGTTTGATAATGATTGATAGACAATGAAAAAGTCGGATGATCACCATAGGGTGCCAAACCCATAATCATTTCTTTGTTTGAGATTGAAGAATCAGCAAGAATTTCATGCATGTATTTTAATTCAAGAGATTTTGCAAAATTATTATCAATTGCAATACACAATAACCCACCAGCATGTTGACGCATTCTTGCTACATGCTCAGGAGTAACAAATTCAGCGGCTACTACCATATCAATCTCATTTTCTCGTCCAGCTGAATCAAATAATAGCACAAATTCTCCACGCTTTAGAGATTGTAGTGCTGATTCAAGGGACATGACAAAAATTGTCGGTGATCTAATTATAAAGTTTACTAAAAAATTGGTAATTACCACTAAATTTGTAGATAATTGAATTTATTTTAGAATGTATTTTCCAAGGATATCAGTTTCAATATTAACTTTATCGCCTATTTTTTTTGTATGAAAGTTTGTAACCTCAATGGTATGAGGAATTAATGAAACCGATGCAAGAGTATTTTTGATATCAACAACTGTTAAACTGATTCCATCTATTGCAATAGAACCTTTTTTCACAACATATTTTGATAATTTCTTTGGGACTTCAAACCAAACTTGGACTTCTTTTGGCTTTTTTAGAATTTTTTTAATTATTCCAACACCATCCACATGACCTAAAACAAAATGACCTTCGAGTCTATCACCTGCCTTTAAGCTTCGTTCAATATTTACAACTCCACCCACTTTTAGATTACCAAGATCTGTTTTTTTGGTAGTTTCATCAATCATTTCAAAAATGCAACTAGATTTGGATAATTTTGTTGCAGTAAGACAAACACCATTTAGAGCAACACTTTGGCCAATTTTTAATCCCTTGGAATGTTTTCCTAGATTTACAGTCATTTCAATGGCGCTTCGATTTTTGGTATTTTTCGAAATCTTTTCAACTTTACCAACGCCTTCAACAATTCCAGTAAACATCAAAATTAATTATGAAGCATACGTATAAAATGATTTAGATGAATGATATAGTTTGTATAAACTCGTTTGTTGTTTGCTACCTTACATTATAGAACTTTGTAGAATAAAAATATTTGAAAAAATACAAAGTGGTTTCTATGGTAGTTTTTTACCGTATAAACACAAAATTCTAGGCTCAAATCCTATAATCTTGAAAGTCCTATGATACCAAGTATTATTGTTATAGTTGTTCCAATCCAAAATTTCCAATGATCTTTTGCAAAGTTTTTAATTTCTCGTTTGATTTTACGGTTTTTCTTTACTTTAGACACTTTCTTTTCATGACATTCTAGACATATCAACTCAGAAAATAATGGAGATTTCTCTTTAGATAAATCATAAAAATCATCAAAACTATCACTATCAGAAATAATAAT
This genomic window from Nitrosopumilus ureiphilus contains:
- the ribH gene encoding 6,7-dimethyl-8-ribityllumazine synthase; its protein translation is MNIAIVVSEFNEEVTSRMLAVAQEKANTLKLRILHTCTVPGAYDMPIIVDSLLQKNDVDAVVTLGAIIKGQTKHDEVISHSTAHALTALSIKYRKPVSLGISGPGMQERHAYARIRPVAERAVEAVVKISDELKRIQK
- the ribB gene encoding 3,4-dihydroxy-2-butanone-4-phosphate synthase, whose product is MSLESALQSLKRGEFVLLFDSAGRENEIDMVVAAEFVTPEHVARMRQHAGGLLCIAIDNNFAKSLELKYMHEILADSSISNKEMIMGLAPYGDHPTFSLSINHYQTYTGITDKDRSLTIREMANIFNVENKQKKFASSFKTPGHVPLLIASKGLLAARQGHTEMSVYLAQVAGLIPVTAICEMMDAETYSALSVDKAEKFAKQNGIPLIDGKELLEYAKVH
- a CDS encoding riboflavin synthase; translation: MFTGIVEGVGKVEKISKNTKNRSAIEMTVNLGKHSKGLKIGQSVALNGVCLTATKLSKSSCIFEMIDETTKKTDLGNLKVGGVVNIERSLKAGDRLEGHFVLGHVDGVGIIKKILKKPKEVQVWFEVPKKLSKYVVKKGSIAIDGISLTVVDIKNTLASVSLIPHTIEVTNFHTKKIGDKVNIETDILGKYILK